Proteins from one Chaetodon auriga isolate fChaAug3 chromosome 19, fChaAug3.hap1, whole genome shotgun sequence genomic window:
- the LOC143338344 gene encoding AP-4 complex accessory subunit RUSC2: protein MIGASSLSGDTLIACHFPVVQLPTWQLPVQALCSSAKRPGRLCSVGLTRAVSLPEQDSLNREHAFSGGRRHFSSSYSSLNEDRAEEEGGSDSSGRYDSTSSPEETSSHLKKESSGARGSLRTHNSFLPNTELDEDEEDEDSDGGNLHRYHEDSSFVLHGNSNWPLSNGARNHTMSHGDVGSEWGKEGTILGTENDQEWFSNQPNQQDSLQTECQCFHVSRSGMVAHGAQDSDRLKDNMSCCIHSQHKCSPELLSNSHTEYVSDSSCNSSDGVLVNFCTIYNRSNNPATPHDLSSPAVHPSESSEGSVFLNLQPVPKTPADDLQHEDMTVYSPPKEEFDMTPSASCWSPQGLDSNCNLYSLEPLPPGLSSLEVSDLTACLQSQATLAMGTNQKYYKLVTCDLSSQSPSPAWSSHTSYPEGQSRSSPFPPTEHVVVDHKKEGQHKEVKKEKEDEEKEKSFSSAHCSAGFDCSQLQTCDYQVATTSTEKALCRKKHADSIQNLSHTPCSLCPSQCSPHSSKGQGTSTASTQPSVIVDLQHSDTDAAEKGACSLENPVVRYSKAQRPTSLPIQPFVLVPAGKPQTQHFGCLLEQYMNQKSSKTGASQPSFKFKGKRSQCFSNLQLSPMGSHYPIFLEAPSSSDTCSTCTPSPECFSRRHTWSQSSRSQGHPSPCTSKSSRDPAHTSPKPALVQVQDKTSPYSGKTQTFVNVAPVPNQSNLVKIPTYQDLINITPEQSHGNTEPKSPSQSQTHSSYHSIFSHTPPTLPLTTDTHHPNLQVSLSPPTILQPKQKLPQHRAAPAADSGFFHGSFTAALSSVAPLSSLSSLLSLAASGLHPHQIQADSAGLSGKPNQSQHSESLILSDRPPTEFCLSPDTSYESMSISHLQRRGLLRSVSRAVDLIMAHFGSSRDPEEKMRLGNSSRSPTIGGLVLEHLCPTIQNILEDGLRDHKLDLIIGQRRNHSWNVVEVSTRIGPSTRVLHSLVSKIRLCPQLTSHCMRLRAFIMGLLNLRALEFWLSHLQSQRDVVTTYYHSWGFLSMSLGQCQPLFQELLLLLQPLSVLPFDLNLLLEHRLLRSRQLCSEEEGVSPPPPCSALLVTSWPLLQADKKIDSSQQVKISHQIVCHHQESLNSRNCVKQDCKGTQALRSPLLAPIPEWWSKEPDLTDDVVEGDDCSQNNADTWSQISMDSRQEERRGKTDSETPNASTSVQAESPCQGWLRWAKLFGAADTSTRTEAVSQSHMGAQTSRYKRPSQWLHLDRSQLGLLAQSIRSMKLGVAQTDKDS from the exons ATGATTGGAGCATCCAGCCTCTCTGGGGACACCCTGATCGCATGCCACTTCCCTGTGGTTCAGCTTCCCACTTGGCAACTTCCTGTCCAGGCCCTGTGCAGCTCGGCCAAGAGGCCCGGCCGGCTGTGCTCAGTGGGCCTGACCAGAGCTGTGTCCCTTCCAGAACAAGACTCGCTGAACCGAGAACATGCCTTCAGTGGTGGCCgaagacatttttccagcagctacagcagtcTCAATGAGGACcgggcggaggaggaggggggcagtGACAGCAGCGGGAGGTACGACTCCACTTCTTCACCGGAGGAGACAAGCTCCCATCTGAAGAAAGAAAGCTCTGGAGCCAGAGGCAGCCTGCGGACACACAACTCATTCCTACCCAACACAGAGCtagatgaggatgaggaggatgaggatagTGACGGAGGCAATCTACACAGATATCATGAGGACTCATCGTTTGTGTTGCATGGAAATTCCAATTGGCCGCTAAGTAATGGTGCCAGAAATCATACAATGTCCCATGGGGATGTGGGCAGTGAGTGGGGCAAGGAAGGGACCATACTGGGTACTGAGAATGACCAAGAGTGGTTCTCTAACCAGCCTAACCAGCAGgactcactgcagactgaatgCCAGTGCTTTCATGTGAGCAGATCTGGCATGGTGGCTCATGGAGCACAGGACTCAGACAGATTGAAGGATAACATGTCCTGCTGCATCCACAGCCAACACAAATGTTCCCCAGAGCTGCTCTCCAACAGTCACACAGAGTATGTGAGCGACTCCTCCTGTAACAGTTCCGATGGCGTCTTAGTTAACTTCTGCACAATCTATAACAGGAGCAACAATCCTGCCACACCTCATGACCTCAGCAGTCCTGCAGTCCACCCCTCTGAGTCATCTGAGGGATCCGTGTTCCTCAACCTCCAACCTGTTCCCAAGACTCCAGCTGACGACCTCCAGCATGAAGACATGACGGTTTACTCTCCCCCAAAAGAGGAGTTTGACATGACgccctctgcttcctgctggtCTCCTCAGGGCCTTGACTCTAACTGCAATCTTTACTCCCTGGAGCCGCTACCCCCGGGTCTCTCCTCACTAGAGGTATCAGACCTGACTGCCTGTCTCCAAAGCCAGGCCACATTGGCCATGGGGACCAATCAGAAGTACTACAAACTTGTGACCTGTGACCTCTCCTCCCAGTCGCCCAGCCCAGCCTGGTCCAGCCACACCAGCTACCCCGAGGGTCAGAGCCGAAGTAGCCCCTTCCCTCCCACTGAGCACGTTGTCGTTGATCATAAGAAAGAAGGACAACACAAAGAAGTCAAGAAG gagaaagaggatgaagaaaaggaaaagagcttCTCCTCTGCACACTGCAGTGCTGGGTTTGATTGCTCTCAGCTTCAGACCTGTGATTATCAAGTtgccaccacctccactgagaAAGCCCTCTGCAGGAAGAAACATGCAGACAGCATCCAAAACCTCTCCCACACACCCTGCTCATTGTGCCCCAGCCAGTGTAGCCCACATAGCAGCAAAGGCCAAGGCACAAGCACTGCATCCACACAGCCATCTGTGATTGTGGACCTGCAGCACTCGGATACTGATGCTGCTGAGAAAG GGGCATGTTCATTGGAAAATCCAGTGGTGCGGTACAGTAAGGCCCAGAGACCAACCTCACTGCCCATCCAGCCCTTTGTCCTGGTCCCTGCAGGCAAACCCCAGACACAGCACTTTGGCTGCCTTCTGGAGCAGTACATGAATCAGAAGAGCAGCAAGACCGGTGCCTCCCAACCAAGCTTCAAGTTCAAGGGCAAAAGGAGTCAGTGCTTTTCTAACCTTCAGCTATCACCAATGGGCAGCCACTACCCCATCTTTTTGGAGGCTCCTTCGAGCTCTGAtacctgctccacctgcacacCAAGTCCAGAGTGCTTCAGTCGCAGACACACGTGGAGCCAGTCCAGCAGAAGCCAGGGACACCCAAGTCCATGTACATCAAAAAGCAGCCGAGATCCAGCTCACACCAGCCCAAAACCTGCACTGGTCCAGGTGCAGGATAAAACAAGCCCATACTCAGGCAAAACTCAGACTTTTGTAAATGTGGCTCCGGTCCCAAATCAGTCGAACCTTGTTAAAATCCCCACCTATCAGGACCTTATTAACATCACCCCTGAGCAAAGCCATGGCAACACTGAGCCCAAAAGTCCCAGTCAGTCTCAGACCCACTCCTCCTACCATTCCATATTCTCTCATACACCACCCACTTTACCCCTAACCACTGACACCCATCACCCAAACCTGCAGGTGTCCCTGTCTCCTCCCACCATCTTACAACCAAAACAGAAGCTCCCTCAGCACCGGGCTGCACCTGCAGCTGACTCTGGATTTTTTCACGGTAGTTTTACAGCTGCCCTCTCCTCAgtagctcctctctcctctttgagtTCTCTGCTGTCCTTGGCTGCTTCTGGGCTGCACCCACACCAAATCCAGGCAGACTCTGCCGGGCTCAGTGGGAAGCCGAATCAGAGTCAGCACAGTGAATCTCTGATCCTGAGCGACAGGCCGCCCACAGAGTTCTGCCTCTCACCCGATACATCTTATGAGTCCATGTCTATTAGccatctgcagaggagag GTTTGCTGAGGTCTGTGAGCCGTGCTGTGGATTTGATCATGGCTCActttggcagcagcagagacccTGAAGAAAAG ATGCGTCTGGGTAACAGCTCTCGCAGCCCCACCATTGGAGGTCTGGTCCTGGAACATTTGTGTCCAACAATCCAAAATATTTTAGAGGACGGTCTTAGGGATCACAAACTGGATCTCATCATCGGTCAGCGGCGCAACCACTCCTGGAATGTAGTGGAAGTCTCTACCAGGATTG GTCCATCCACAAGGGTCCTTCACAGCCTGGTCTCTAAAATCAGACTATGTCCCCAGCTCACCAGCCACTGCATGAGACTGAGAGCCTTCATCATGGGCCTGCTTAA CTTGAGAGCTTTGGAATTCTGGCTCAGTCACCTTCAGAGTCAAAGAG ATGTGGTGACAACATACTACCATTCTTGGGGGTTCCTGTCTATGTCCCTGGGTCAGTGTCAGCCCTtgtttcaggagctgctgcttctgctgcagccACTGTCTGTGCTGCCCTTTGACCTCAACTTGCTCCTGGAGCACCGACTGTTGCGTAGCAGACAACTTTGTTCGGAGGAGGAGGGTgtttctccacctccaccatgCTCAGCCCTCTTAGTGACCAGCTGGCCATTATTGCAAGCTGACAAAAAGATAGACAGCAGTCAGCAAGTTAAGATTTCTCATCAGATAGTTTGCCATCACCAAGAGTCTCTCAATTCTCGGAATTGCGTTAAGCAGGATTGCAAAGGGACGCAGGCCCTCAGGAGTCCATTGTTAGCTCCTATTCCAGAGTGGTGGTCAAAAGAGCCTGACCTTACAGATGATGTGGTTGAAGGGGACGACTGTAGCCAGAATAATGCAGATACTTGGTCTCAAATAAGTATGGACAGCAGgcaagaagagaggaggggaaagacagacagtgagaccCCAAATGCATCAACTAGTGTCCAGGCTGAGAGTCCATGTCAGGGTTGGCTTCGTTGGGCTAAACTGTTTGGGGCAGCTGATACCTCCACCAGGACAGAGGCAGTTTCTCAGAGTCACATGGGAGCACAAACCAGTAG GTACAAACGACCATCACAGTGGCTACATTTGGACAGATCGCAGCTTGGACTGTTGGCTCAATCCATCAGGTCAATGAAGCTAGGAGTAGCTCAGACTGACAAGGACTCCTAA